The sequence below is a genomic window from Acanthopagrus latus isolate v.2019 chromosome 12, fAcaLat1.1, whole genome shotgun sequence.
acaatggacctaaaatcacaaaaaaatcataaaatccgagtagaaaaaagattttttagatttttgattgtgaaaaccacaaatatgtttaatgaaccaattttATTACTTagaatgcaaatacaaattgttgtttgctaaaattgtgcatacgtttttgaaatttacaaagttataagtaactgtttacatttaaatgcaggcaatgcctcaaaCTCAGGGCTtctcagctctcctgcctgttccacattcagaagtctcctcattgttttgactcataaaacaaaaaaagactacacaacacactaaacacactacactaaacactatgACACACTAattacacactccaaacacgctaaatgtcacaaatctctcaactctcacaaCTCGCCATCTCTAtcgctgtctgtgtctctgtccccgtccctcagcaaccaaatcacgtaATTTATAacataattttgtgattggttgatgtTATGCCTTTTTCCAGCaacaggattgtttttttttgcttgtaaacacttcgtgcttgcggacactttcgcGAGGCCAGCCCGTTTTTATCGCTTCATCCTGCACCaaggaagccggagtacccgggagaacagggagaacatacaaactccacacagaaagatcccaggcatCCCAGGCatcccaaccgggacgcgaaccggcgatcttctagctgtgaggcagcagtgctagccactgggccactgtgcagccccacCTGAGGAACATCTGAGGgaaaaccacaaaacattttctcaataaAATATGATCTAGATCAGAGTCCTGGTCGAAGCCGCTACAAATCCCTTCGGTGAGTCTGACACCggttgatgtcatttttttatgttgttgtggCCGTACAAAAATAACtcaataaatcagaaaattaataaataaaatctaacAAAATTGGGAAAGTAAATAAGTAGAATAATTTATACATAATTTCTATTATTTTCGGTGCATTTAATGGAATTTTTGATCTTGGTTTCAGTCCTCTATAAACAAGAACCACTATAAGACAAAACCAAGTTGAGGGTTTTTTCCAAAAAGATGATTAACTGAAAATCAACATGCAATCTACGTACATTCTCCTGGATACAGAGCTCGAGTTGTCCATCTTGGACCACGTAGATGCTATCGTCATCATCTCCTGGCCTGAACAGGCCTTCACCTTCCTGCAGCTCAATCAACACCATGTGGCGGCACAGCTCTAGAAACAGGGGCTTGTCAAAATGACCCAAGACCCTAGAACAAGTTGCAGAACACACgcatcatgaaaaaaatggGAGAAACAACGGGGGATGTAAAAGTTGGATATCTATCTACCTGACATTCTTCAGCATATAAAGGACCTCAGAGGGCAGGTTTGAACTCTGCACATCAAATTCTGTTAGGTCAGCCTCCAGCAGGGAGGGCGGAGGTTCCTTGGGCTGCAGGGTGGGAGGATCTTTACGGATCCTAAGGATTCTGTTGACAGGAGCAAAATAGAAAATAGTCTACAAATTCCTGTAATCAAGATTCTCAACCAGGTTCAAAACAAATCCGATGAACTGTATAACTTGcacacagaattaaaaaatgttttaatggagCATACTTGCGAGCTATGCTTAGAACTTTGGTTCTTTTCCGTATACGCTGTGGTTGCTTTGATACTGAGGTAGAGGTGGGAGGAGGAATGGAAGACAGCGTCTGGACcttagaaacaaaaacattttcaagatttCAAGGTTTAAAATTTGTTATCttataaatattttctgtatAGACACAAATGTAGACACAATTAATGGAGACaggtggagaagaaaaagtgttttgaaattgcttgattaaatgattaatattATCAAGCAGActgacattcattttcatttacctAATTTATATTATTCAGATAAAATGATCAGactgtaaaaaaatgtgtaaactgtaaactgcaaattaaaatgcatatgattgtgagagaaaaagagaaaacctTTCGCATTATTTTCCTTCCATAGAAGAGCACTTTATCTCTTTTCCTGAAGCGATAGTGAGGCACACCAGGCTGCTGTTCACCTTGTCAGAGAAACAAAGTATCCAAAATGCACATAAGGCCATGTTAAGACCACATTCTGAAGTAAGcttgaatgaaaacaagaatGAATTTGAGGATGGAGAACTTACGGGAAAGCTTGAATCTCCTGTAAAGGAAGAGCACCACAATCCCAATCAGAGAGACAGCGACTGCAGCTCCAATCAGTACACCTGTGAGCTAGATGACAGACAGTAGCATTACAACTATAGTATGTAAGGTGAGAAGGCATCGCAGTGTAGCTGCAGACTATATTGCTGCCTGTTTAGTAACATTATCCTTCAAAGTCCAAAGTTGTGTCCCAGTTAAATCCCACACACTATTTCTAAGCAGGTTAAGTATGAGGTGTGTTTATACTGCAAAGAgattaaagaaacaaaggagCTGCTCACTGCAGGTTGATTTTAACAAATTGTGTAGGCTTGAGAAATAATTTAAGGAACAAATAAGAATtaaatatgtgattttttttaaaaaaattttttacTGACATTTACCAAGAAGTTTAAACATagtgataataaaataaaaggaaacTTGGTTTTGACAGTCATCAGTTATCATGTGTGGAGATGAGTGTAGTAAACTCAGTGACCTATTGGTCTCAATCATAGTAATCGAGGCTGGAGGGGCGGATTTAATGCACTATTTTCATCAGTGGAAAATGGAACAAAAAGGAGCCCAAAACCAGTTTTACCCATCCAATTACACTGTAAGCGGGGCAGTGCTCTCCTTGCTTGTtgaaatgaatttaaatgtcGTACCATGGTGGTCTGCATCCTGTCCTCCACAAACTGTTGCACTCGCTCACTGATGCGACTTTTGCTGTTCATCAGAACCTAAAAACACAAGTTAGGTTAGCACAGATACCTACTGACTGCCCATGAAACTGTCggcttcaaaataaagtcaactcTGATGTGCCAGCTGCTTAGACATGTTTTAAGAGAAATAGCGACGCTTACTGCATCGGCCAGTTTGCAGGACTCTCCATCATCGTCTCCTTTGCAATTCATCCTGTAAAGCAAGAATGCTGATAAACGCTATGACTGTGAACCAGGTGGTGTCATTTGGCTGATATCGCTACAGAGACAGTTAACTAGCGGTATATGCGAGGAGCTTACATTTTTTCGTAGAGGGCTCACCAGTTGTTGGGAGAAAGGGAAACTATGAAAAGGGGAAGGTGGATTTGTGAAATATCAGCATCTTTCGCTACTCATCCTCATCAGCTGACTTGGTGTTAACAAGGAAACGACAAACTAATGTAATTGCAACAAAGCAACTGGCTGCTGACAATGACTTCAAGTTGCTGTTTAATAGCCTCAGCGTTAGCTATAGCTTGAGGTTAGCTAAAACAACACTAGCTAGCAGCTGACTGTCTGACGTTACCCGCCTTGCTATTAGTTACGGCCAAAGTCAACTTCACATCCAAGCATTAATACATTCTCTTTGtacagaaaacagcagccttACTTTTCGGGGGTTTCCGCGGTGTTGCTTCAAGCTCGTAACATTTCCAAACAGACGATGGAGTTAGCAGGTAGCTAACAAAGTTTTCTCTGTGCTGTCACTTGCTTAGCCCCGCCCACGTATCTTTGTCCACCAATAGAGATTTTGATAGGTTCTGTTGCCTTGGTACCGTTCAGAGCCCTGTCCAATCAGGAACGGAGCAAACACTCCTAGTCTTCCTGTTGACAGCTCAAAAGGAAGGCATCGCCCACCACTTGATATCTctattttatgctactttatacttataCTAAATTttaggcaaatattgtacttattacttttactttaatagTAACGTTGTTGATTGAGATATTAGAAACCATGATGAATTGTTTTacagttaattaaaataaaaaaaacattatgtaaaatTAGTAGAAGTTACTGTCACCTTGACCAGGTACCATTTAATAGCTGATATCTTTAAGGCTTCAGTGATGATAATCCAATAAAAGTGTTATATGGGTAtacctgataaaaaaaaaataaaaaaaagactaacaGGGGTAATGATTATGATAATGAGTCAAACATGGAGATGATGGTAGCGAGTCACAGTTCTTGTACTAAGCAAATGAACAAGTTTATTAGGTCATGACGAAAACTGTCTTATaatcaatgaaaataaattttAATCACTGATGATGCTTACTGATGTCAAACCTTTTAATAGGACGAACTGAATGGTTGTGAAGTAAAACTACAGCTACAACTACAACTCTACATGTTCTTATTTTCCCTTTAATCATACAGACCAGTACAAGCTCACCCAAAATTCATACAATCAACAccagcaaaatgttttcacatagcatttaatatcaaaatattttccatcttcctcctgttaaattaaatgtatgtcAAAGTTAAACATGACTGTCTGAGTCTCTCCTTGGATACATACCTGTACAGTTACGAGGACAGACTGGGAAAAGTGATTTAAAGTGGTGTCGACCAATTTTAAGAGAAACAAGTCCCTAAAATAAAGGTACCTTCACCATTTTAAAGTCTGACTTATCCACAGCAAactccatttgttttttttttaatacatatatTCACAACAATAACTTTCTGAAcacataaaaatgatatttgatttaaagatgCATCTGATTTTTTGTCAGAATGTGATTAATAAATTGCAATCAACTAAATGCTCAGACACAATACGTGCGGGCCCTACGTGACACAATATAGATATTATCTGAGATTTACAGTGCTTTTTCTCACTATTGCAGCGGCTGAGTACGAAAACCAAGCAGTACAACCACAGCATACAATACATTATATACAGTGTCAACAAATACAACTTTTAAGCAGCTTTGAAGTGACAGTTGGCAATTTTTGGAATATACGAATCCAATTCATGTAAACAACCATACTTTCCTTTTTTAACATGACATTGCAAAAAAGTTCATTATCCAGACAGACATATATTGTTTTGACCAAAGACAGTCACGTAGGCTATGGTTTTCAAGCATTTTGCTGCTTCATCTCCTACTCTGCTTGTTCAGGTACTTCGCCACACACTCGTAGGCATACAGGACCTCTAGGTCTTGTGGGCAGGTGTAACGAAACTCATCTTGTTTGTAGGCATTATCCAGGTAACGAGTCAGGCCTTTCAGCTGTGGAGGGATGGCAAAGTCACGATACTTCTTACACACCACCTGGGGGGGAGAGGGGTATTAAGATTGCTTTATTGGCAAAGAGACACCAGAACCAGAATACCTGACCCATAATGAGCAGAAACTACACCGAGTATTCTGAACTCTGCTCACCTTGACAATGTTGAGTTTGGGAAGCAAGTTGCAGTCTGCCAAGGTGAGGGTGTCGCCATCCAGGTAGCGGCGCGTGGACTCCGTGATATTCGGGTTCTGGTCCAGCTCGTGAGGAAGAGGCGTCAATAGGTATCTGTCCAGCTTCACCAGTGTATGAAGAAAATTCTTCTCCagcactgaaagacaaaaaggtgTGACAGGCTCCATCGTGTCGCGACATATAGAACAGAAAGGACTCTCAATTCAGTAGGAAATGTACAATTTAGCTCCCTTACTGTCATTCAGTCCAGGATTGGGATTCTTTATGTATGCTGAGAACCGTCGAAAGATGTCTTCCCCAGCACCGTTGGACTCTTTGTATCGACAGCACAATTTGGGATAGCTGCCATTGTTGgcataaaaaagtgaaatatgaaaaatgctTGACGGAAATACTATATTTAACATTCAGCCTGTGTCTTTAAGTGTCTGTGGGATGCCCTCTACTTACTCCGGTGGGGCGAGGGCCTCCTCCAGGAACTCCTCAATCTTGTTCGTGTCTGTTCTGACTTCCTTGTTgtagaggaggaagggaggctGAGAGCCCGGAGCCAAATCCTTCAACACATCAGGTGCCCTACAAGGAGCGACAAGGCTCAGTGTTATGAACTCACACCGTTTTCATTGTGACTTCTCTGCACTGTCCGCCTGCATCTTATATGACTGCATTCGAGCATGATTTGCgtgtttgtctgaaaacaaaaatggcagcTTATAAAGAGCTGAGCGTAGATATGCTACAGCATCTTTTATATCAGAACTATGgagtttatttgttcatttggtGTGTAGACAGATGGTTTAGTGCTTACTAGcaaatgttacataaattaAGAGTTATGACCAGTAAACATGGTCAGCATTGTATTGTCTAAACAGCATGCTGGCATGTGGATGTTGACAGAGTAATAGTTATATGAGTGTAAGCTACAGATTATTACCAGCCTCAGTGAAACAGTGTGGCTATATCTGGACTTTAGATCTAATGTAGTTAGTCTgcaaatgaagcagaaaacaaatttaATACACATGTGAACAGATACCTGACCAAGAATAACCAATAAGGCATAATGAGTAGCAGTTGCTTTGAGTCCAAACACTTCCTAATGCCTTTTATAGCTCTATTGccaagatatttttttaaggttCCTGTTCTTTTCCAAATAGTTTCTAATGGCAACTGAACACTAATGAAATATAGTTCAAATActgaaatgtttagtttttctgCCACCATATCTGAAAGGGTATTTCATCACATTAAACCGTAAGTAGCTCATGTTAAAGGAGgcatattatgctcattttgaagctcataatttcattttgggttactactagaataggtttatgtgctttagtgctcaaaagACACATCAGTTCTGTCTGAGACACTTAGttgctgtctctttaaggttGCCCCCCCACTGAATACCCCGTCTgttttgattggtcagctcacacattgctgagccagcaccgctctCCATGTTTCCAGTTTGAATTAGGCGAGATTACcgatgaggtgtttcaggagctgtTTTCTGTGCGAGAAAGGAGCCTTTGGGCCATTGAACTTTTAGGACCTGCCTCTTATAACCACTGTCAGTCTCAAAGACAAGACCATTAACtcagtggaaaaagaaacaaattgtGCTCTCACCTCTTCATGTCTACAGTGTTGACGGTGAAGTTGGCCCCCTTTAACCAAAGAATCATGAAGATTCTCTGACAGAAAGGGCAGTTGCCCACACTCTCAGCATCACCGCTAgcctgaaagacaaacagacattaGCTTATAAACACAGACTCTTTTCATTCctatattaaaacattaaaaaacaaaataggcCAAAAAAAAGCCCTCGAAATGGTATACTGTTGATGCTGACTCTGGCATCAGTAATATATGTGGTTAATCCATGAATACCTGTGCAGGTATTCTTGTCAAGCCTGCTCTGCTCCGACAGTCAAAACCACTGAGGAATTTCAATGGACGGTTGCTCCACTACTTTACACCCACGCTTAAATACTGTTTGGTGCCTCTTGCTGTATCGTATATTTTCTGCTACATCTTGATTACATAGAGTTACTGGTGTGTGGCATTTTTTAAAGGGCAGGGCACAGGTTTTCGAACTGGACAGGCCTATATTCAGTTTCTGTTGCTGTCTACACTGAGACCAATCAGAAATTGCtcaaaatactaaaaaaaaaccacacttGGAGGTGGCCAGATAAGATTAAAATAGGAAACTACTGATTTAGTTATATATTAGTTGAAATAACTGCAAGCTAACTGAATGTTGGGTGTGTTTGCTGCggcaataacaaaaaataatcttttgatTGGTTGGGAATGATTACACACACTATGAGCTATCGTTTTTAAAATATCCTGCATTTCTCCTGTG
It includes:
- the clic3 gene encoding chloride intracellular channel protein 3 produces the protein MAEGPKIELFVKASGDAESVGNCPFCQRIFMILWLKGANFTVNTVDMKRAPDVLKDLAPGSQPPFLLYNKEVRTDTNKIEEFLEEALAPPDYPKLCCRYKESNGAGEDIFRRFSAYIKNPNPGLNDMLEKNFLHTLVKLDRYLLTPLPHELDQNPNITESTRRYLDGDTLTLADCNLLPKLNIVKVVCKKYRDFAIPPQLKGLTRYLDNAYKQDEFRYTCPQDLEVLYAYECVAKYLNKQSRR